A genomic segment from Glycine max cultivar Williams 82 chromosome 1, Glycine_max_v4.0, whole genome shotgun sequence encodes:
- the LOC100792593 gene encoding protein RMD5 homolog — protein sequence MELSTIKDAFDRVTKKQKLSCSKTQEAIDQIRQEIESVLDTLQSANNTDHELDYKTVLNELKASFLLIAPLSQMEGTQKELNVALTKYGKLLEKHFNPDISKAYRNIDIDRHTLNQIIANHFYHQGLFEIGDHFMSVVGEPESAAIMKFPFVEMYQILEAMQNQNLEPALNWASTNGDKLAQSGSDIVLKLHSMQFVKVLQNGSREEALHYARMHLSPFATSHMTDIQKLMGCLLWTGKLDRSPYHALLSPSNWDKLAEELKRQFCNLLGQSYNSPLSVTVAAGVQVLPPLLKFMNVMAGKKNEWQSMNQLPVPVELDREFQFHSIFVCPVSKEQATEDNPPMLMSCGHVLCKQSILKMSKNSTKVFKCPYCPFDIDAAQCKQLYF from the coding sequence ATGGAGCTGAGTACTATAAAAGATGCTTTTGACCGTGTTACTAAGAAGCAAAAGTTATCTTGTTCCAAGACTCAAGAAGCAATTGATCAGATCAGACAGGAAATTGAGAGTGTTTTAGACACACTGCAGTCAGCGAATAACACTGACCATGAACTTGATTATAAAACTGTCCTGAATGAGCTTAAGGCCAGTTTTCTTTTAATTGCTCCACTTAGTCAAATGGAAGGTACACAGAAGGAGCTAAATGTAGCACTCACCAAGTATGGGAAGCTTCTTGAGAAACATTTCAACCCTGATATATCCAAGGCTTACAGAAATATCGACATTGATAGACATACATTAAACCAAATAATTGCTAACCATTTTTATCACCAGGGCCTTTTTGAGATAGGGGACCATTTTATGAGTGTGGTTGGAGAGCCTGAATCCGCAGCCATTATGAAATTTCCGTTCGTGGAAATGTATCAAATACTTGAAGCCATGCAGAATCAGAACCTAGAGCCAGCCCTCAACTGGGCTTCCACTAATGGTGACAAACTTGCTCAAAGTGGATCTGATATTGTGTTGAAACTTCACTCAATGCAATTTGTGAAAGTACTTCAAAATGGAAGTAGAGAGGAAGCTCTTCATTATGCTCGAATGCACCTTTCTCCTTTTGCTACCAGTCACATGACCGATATTCAGAAACTTATGGGCTGTCTTCTATGGACGGGAAAGCTTGATCGTTCTCCTTACCATGCATTACTATCACCATCTAACTGGGATAAGTTGGCTGAGGAACTTAAAAGGCAGTTCTGCAATCTTTTGGGACAGTCGTATAATAGTCCATTGAGCGTGACTGTAGCAGCAGGGGTCCAGGTTTTGCCACCACTCCTCAAATTTATGAATGTCATGGCAGGGAAGAAGAATGAATGGCAGTCTATGAACCAGTTACCGGTGCCGGTTGAGTTGGACCGTGAGTTCCAGTTCCattctatttttgtttgtcCTGTCTCCAAGGAACAAGCAACCGAGGATAACCCTCCGATGTTAATGTCCTGTGGCCATGTCCTCTGCAAGCAGTCTATCTTGAAGATGTCCAAGAATAGCACAAAAGTGTTTAAGTGCCCATATTGTCCCTTTGATATTGATGCAGCACAGTGCAAGCAGCTATATTTCTGA